From one uncultured Paludibacter sp. genomic stretch:
- a CDS encoding transposase has product MNNFITKYEKILEILKQFETKSNFLNQIRRPRLTDIELIAVDLTAESFSIDSEHQLFRELPKIISSKIERSVYNRRRRKLFLVKERIRKALSEQLTSLENYFIVDSMPLEVCKLSRSLRTKICKENYITSPSKGYCASQKMDFYGYKLHAVCSSNGVFCDFELTAGSVHDIHYLKNIKSNFSSCVMIGDKGYLSAEYQLDLFTSSNIRLEVPMRENQHNYKKQPYLLRKTRKRIETLFSQLCDQFMIRRNYAKSFDGYKTRILSKITSVTVIQMINKLLNRNINNLKTLVV; this is encoded by the coding sequence ATGAACAACTTTATTACAAAGTACGAGAAAATTCTTGAGATATTAAAACAATTTGAGACAAAAAGTAATTTTCTGAATCAAATTCGTCGTCCACGTTTAACTGATATAGAATTAATTGCTGTTGATTTAACAGCCGAATCATTTAGTATTGATTCTGAACATCAGTTATTTAGAGAATTACCAAAGATCATTAGTTCAAAAATAGAACGTAGTGTATATAATCGTCGAAGACGAAAGTTATTTTTAGTAAAAGAGCGAATCCGAAAAGCGTTATCGGAACAATTAACCAGTTTAGAGAACTATTTCATTGTTGACAGTATGCCTTTGGAAGTTTGCAAGTTATCTCGTTCATTAAGAACTAAAATTTGCAAAGAAAATTATATAACAAGTCCATCCAAAGGATATTGTGCAAGTCAGAAGATGGATTTCTACGGTTATAAATTACACGCCGTATGTAGCTCAAATGGAGTGTTTTGTGATTTTGAACTCACTGCAGGTTCTGTACACGATATTCATTATTTGAAAAACATTAAAAGTAATTTTTCTTCTTGTGTTATGATAGGAGATAAAGGTTATTTAAGCGCTGAGTATCAATTGGATTTATTTACTTCAAGCAATATCCGATTAGAAGTACCAATGAGAGAGAATCAGCATAATTATAAAAAACAACCTTATCTGCTAAGAAAGACAAGAAAACGTATCGAAACGCTCTTCTCGCAATTATGCGACCAATTTATGATTCGTCGAAACTACGCTAAGTCTTTTGACGGTTATAAAACAAGAATATTATCGAAAATAACCTCTGTAACAGTTATTCAGATGATTAACAAACTATTAAATAGAAATATAAACAACTTAAAAACGCTTGTAGTCTAA
- a CDS encoding Exosortase EpsH-related protein, producing MQFPEKLKSYKGTIFFVVALLAAHFFWKFTVIGDENGDQVQFFGLNISQPFIFMSAHIAKISDAILNFFGFKTTLYPGNIIRYENNNGVYVIWGCTGIKQTFIFTVIMIFARGSWKNKLWYMPLGWLCIYLFNVFRIVVITAFIKDHPEWFTFLHEHLFKYLFYVMIFFIWVYWEEKIAEKEEKQ from the coding sequence ATGCAATTCCCTGAAAAATTAAAATCATATAAAGGAACTATTTTCTTTGTGGTAGCGCTTTTGGCTGCTCACTTTTTTTGGAAATTTACCGTTATTGGCGACGAAAATGGAGATCAGGTTCAGTTTTTCGGACTTAATATTTCTCAGCCGTTTATTTTTATGTCGGCACACATTGCCAAAATAAGTGATGCTATTCTTAATTTCTTTGGTTTTAAAACCACACTTTATCCCGGAAATATCATTCGCTATGAAAATAACAATGGAGTATATGTTATTTGGGGCTGCACAGGAATAAAACAAACATTTATTTTTACCGTAATAATGATATTTGCAAGAGGAAGTTGGAAAAATAAATTGTGGTATATGCCTTTAGGATGGTTGTGTATTTATCTTTTCAATGTTTTTAGAATTGTAGTAATTACCGCTTTTATTAAAGATCATCCCGAATGGTTTACTTTTTTACACGAACATTTGTTCAAATATCTTTTTTATGTGATGATATTTTTTATTTGGGTGTATTGGGAAGAAAAAATTGCAGAGAAAGAAGAAAAACAGTAA
- the maeB gene encoding NADP-dependent malic enzyme — protein sequence MKLTREDALNYHSKGKPGKIEVIPTKPTSSQRDLSLAYSPGVAEPCLEIKDDITKAYDYTSKGNLVAVISNGTAVLGLGDIGAVAGKPVMEGKGLLFKIFAGIDVFDIEVNEKDPTKFVEVVKAISPTFGGINLEDIKAPECFEIEERLKAELDIPIMHDDQHGTAIISAAGLLNALELNGKKMENIKIVVNGAGAAANSCTQLYMLLGAKLENIVMVDSKGVINTKRTDLNERKKPFATDRDIHTLAEAVAGSDVFLGLSVADVLTSEMVQSMNENPIVFALANPNPEISYEKAMESRPDIIFATGRSDHPNQINNVLGFPYIFRGALDVRATCINEAMKVAAVRAIAELTKKAVPDVVNAAYNLKKLSFGREYIVPKPLDPRLLTTVAPAVAKAAIESGVARKTIEDWDEYEDHLRDLMGYDNKMIRHFYDEARENPKRVVFSESLHINMLKAAEAAYSEGICYPILLGNEEKLANVAAENGIDLKGIEIVNLRHDREEQRRIRYAKLLSEKREREGLTFEEAYEKMYERNYFGMMMVETGEADALITGIITKYEDAVQAAKTVIGAREGLNTIAAMHIMNTKKGTFFLADTLFNRHPSPETITDVAKLTYDTVKFFAHEPVMALLSYSNFGSDKVGSPAAMHSVVETLHEKYPDMVVDGEMQVNFALNTKLRDRKFPFSKLQGKNVNTLIFPNLNSANMVQKMMLEMGVAETIGPIQMGLNKPVHILDVESSVRNIVNMVAVAVLDAIVEEQISQGNAERIGEL from the coding sequence ATGAAACTAACGAGAGAAGATGCACTGAACTATCACTCTAAAGGAAAACCGGGTAAAATTGAAGTAATTCCCACCAAACCCACCAGTTCTCAACGAGATTTATCCTTGGCATATTCGCCGGGCGTTGCAGAACCCTGTTTAGAGATAAAAGATGATATTACAAAAGCGTACGATTACACTTCTAAAGGCAATTTGGTGGCGGTAATTTCCAATGGAACGGCTGTTTTGGGATTGGGCGATATTGGTGCAGTTGCAGGAAAACCCGTAATGGAAGGAAAAGGATTACTTTTTAAAATTTTTGCAGGAATTGATGTGTTTGATATTGAGGTAAATGAAAAAGACCCCACAAAATTTGTTGAAGTGGTAAAAGCCATTTCACCTACTTTTGGAGGTATAAATTTGGAAGATATTAAAGCTCCGGAATGTTTCGAAATAGAAGAACGTTTGAAAGCGGAGTTGGATATTCCTATTATGCATGACGACCAACACGGAACTGCCATTATTTCTGCAGCAGGATTGCTTAATGCACTGGAGCTGAACGGTAAAAAAATGGAAAATATAAAAATTGTTGTAAATGGAGCAGGCGCTGCGGCAAATTCGTGTACACAACTTTATATGCTGTTGGGAGCTAAATTGGAAAATATAGTAATGGTAGATTCCAAGGGAGTTATTAATACAAAACGTACCGATTTAAACGAACGTAAAAAACCTTTTGCTACCGATAGAGATATTCATACATTAGCAGAAGCTGTGGCGGGAAGCGATGTGTTTTTAGGATTATCTGTGGCAGATGTTCTTACTTCGGAAATGGTGCAAAGTATGAATGAAAACCCCATAGTTTTTGCACTCGCAAATCCCAATCCGGAAATTTCTTATGAAAAAGCAATGGAATCTCGTCCTGATATTATTTTTGCTACCGGACGTTCCGATCATCCTAATCAAATCAATAATGTATTGGGATTTCCTTATATTTTCCGCGGAGCGTTGGATGTACGTGCAACGTGTATCAATGAAGCAATGAAAGTTGCTGCCGTTCGTGCTATTGCCGAATTAACCAAAAAAGCTGTTCCCGATGTAGTAAATGCAGCATATAATTTGAAAAAACTAAGTTTCGGGCGCGAATATATTGTACCTAAACCGCTCGATCCACGACTTCTCACTACGGTAGCTCCTGCAGTGGCAAAAGCAGCAATAGAATCGGGAGTGGCAAGAAAAACAATAGAAGATTGGGATGAGTATGAAGATCATTTGCGGGATTTAATGGGTTATGACAATAAGATGATACGCCATTTTTATGACGAAGCTCGTGAAAACCCAAAACGTGTTGTTTTCTCGGAATCATTGCATATAAATATGCTTAAAGCGGCTGAAGCGGCTTATTCAGAAGGAATTTGTTATCCGATATTGTTGGGTAATGAAGAAAAACTTGCGAATGTTGCGGCTGAAAATGGCATCGATTTAAAAGGAATAGAAATTGTAAATCTTCGTCACGACAGAGAAGAACAACGCCGCATCCGATATGCAAAATTACTTTCGGAAAAACGTGAACGCGAAGGATTAACTTTTGAAGAAGCGTACGAAAAAATGTACGAACGAAATTATTTCGGTATGATGATGGTAGAAACAGGCGAAGCGGATGCGCTTATTACAGGAATAATTACGAAATATGAAGATGCTGTGCAAGCTGCAAAAACAGTAATCGGAGCTCGTGAAGGATTAAATACAATTGCTGCTATGCACATTATGAACACCAAAAAAGGTACATTCTTTCTTGCCGATACTTTATTCAATCGTCATCCGTCTCCTGAAACCATTACCGATGTGGCTAAATTGACTTATGACACCGTAAAATTCTTTGCTCACGAACCTGTAATGGCATTGCTTTCATATTCTAATTTCGGTTCGGATAAAGTAGGAAGTCCCGCAGCGATGCATTCTGTGGTAGAAACACTTCACGAAAAATATCCTGATATGGTAGTGGATGGTGAAATGCAGGTTAATTTTGCTCTAAATACAAAGTTACGCGACAGAAAATTCCCGTTTTCAAAATTACAGGGTAAAAATGTAAACACTTTGATTTTCCCGAATTTAAATTCTGCCAATATGGTGCAAAAAATGATGCTTGAAATGGGAGTAGCTGAAACCATTGGTCCTATTCAGATGGGATTAAATAAACCCGTACATATTCTGGATGTAGAAAGTTCCGTACGCAATATTGTAAATATGGTGGCTGTAGCTGTGCTCGATGCTATTGTAGAAGAACAGATTTCGCAGGGGAATGCGGAAAGGATAGGAGAGTTGTAG
- a CDS encoding conserved hypothetical protein (Evidence 4 : Unknown function but conserved in other organisms): MIIFILLRDNKIQNYIASETARQFSIKFNTKVSIGDVNYEFFNKFSFDDLYIEDLQQDTLIFVDKAYANFDFWHLFKGKILFNKVELHHFNANLMIDNKGVSNLDFIIKAFKKPKKKKSSPIQFNFKDIKITDSRFSFINHKHLLXQDSTLFDVNRMYFSNINGDXSIDYLKGDSLAARIKSLSLLEKSGLNLKNLQTSVYGWKKGFWIPKLNIXLPNSALALDSVQLSYDTVANLNDXANKVKWNAKINPSTIVLSDLASLSHNFKNIKQPAVIQGKLKGFISNFSLKGLELKYGKSLVLKTDVDLNGISNIDEAFVYADVKTLQLNXSEVQDLIARLMNRPFVLPEELSRLGIVKYTGNISGFFSNLVTYGNIATNVGNLRTDILLQFENKMHDLKYSGTIRTNNFQLGTLLASKDLGKTSFSISTNGSKLYQKPFQGTVKGNIAEIYLNNYNYQKITLDGSYDGNGFDGSVNINDPNLQADFNGVVDLKDKNLPVFNFDLTVTNADVNALKLTDKYKGSQLSFTGNTNMIGNSLXNLNGFLALNDIRFVNGDKMLEFNQFMFESEVGKDNSKFTITSDLVNGIFEGDFKYSTLPQTMRALVENYIPALSGKDSPNSQVTGGNNFMNIDLTLSDTKKISDVLELPFAIDGNATVKGYIDDLNQRVELTAKTPFISFGKKKLQDIDISLNNPDHKLNLNGKASLYFKDDLVHFNLKAAAENDSLYTQLAWQNSDSINYAGEIQAVTKFKKTEDLTTAQINILPTQVIISDTTWNMNPSKININPDTTFNVNNFKFQHGNQYITLNGLVSKKESDTLHVKMNELQIGYILDLFNLKAISIEGITTGDANLYSVMKKPVFEADLYVQDAKLNQALIGNASLHSVWNKEKEEIAASGKFFNSKGDVIALADGVYVPKKDSLDFVFDANKLNLGFLQRYLSSILSDIKGVGTGKVRMFGRTKAIGFEGKVFAENTRATVDYLKTAYSFSDTIYLTRKSISFTNITIYDDDKNTGTLTGNITHNGAFKDMKFDARVNTRNIMALNTKYQDNDFFYGKAYAAGNVHIYGSETDVYFDINVTSRPNTKFYLSIGSAETANSNDFITFVNHSENKDTIPKTSADKKSANIYLDMEIDVNPDADIQLVIDPKGGDNITAKGSGNLRLTYDPNNDLRLYGGYTIEKGSYLFTLQNFIRKEFKIDQGSSVTWSGDPFHAKLDIRAIYSLTASLKDLNDQTLLSSTSRSSVPVNVILNITDDLMNPAIKFDIDLPSSDETLKYQIKNLMNTEEMMNRQVAYLLLLGKFYTPDYAKNTDAYASNLLSGTLSPFLNTTLFGQVNNILSQVVGNLSVGVNIRDTGNSAVKSQEYEGAVFYQPNNRLIINGNFGYRNDNLAKNKFIGDLDIEYLLTANGKFRLKAYNHTXDRYTLSAGSAQFRQGVGLMYKETFNSWDELIKHYWKIFNTNKKNETQTNKNDSIK; this comes from the coding sequence ATGATAATTTTTATCTTGCTGAGAGACAATAAGATACAAAATTATATTGCCTCCGAAACAGCGAGACAATTTTCTATCAAATTTAATACCAAAGTTAGCATTGGAGATGTTAATTACGAATTTTTTAACAAATTTAGTTTTGATGACCTATATATTGAAGACTTACAACAAGACACGTTGATTTTTGTTGACAAAGCGTACGCTAATTTTGATTTTTGGCATCTTTTCAAAGGAAAAATTTTATTTAATAAAGTAGAACTTCATCATTTCAATGCCAATTTAATGATTGATAATAAAGGTGTTAGCAATTTGGATTTTATAATTAAGGCATTCAAAAAACCCAAAAAGAAGAAATCGTCTCCCATACAATTTAATTTTAAGGATATTAAAATTACTGATTCCCGATTTAGTTTTATAAACCACAAGCATTTACTCNAACAAGATTCTACGCTGTTTGATGTAAACAGGATGTATTTCTCAAATATAAATGGAGATNTTAGTATCGATTACCTTAAAGGAGATTCTTTAGCTGCTCGTATAAAATCACTGTCGCTTTTGGAAAAATCCGGATTAAATCTTAAAAATCTCCAAACTTCGGTGTATGGATGGAAAAAAGGTTTTTGGATTCCTAAACTAAATATTNCTCTTCCTAATTCTGCTTTGGCATTAGATTCGGTTCAACTTTCGTACGACACTGTTGCAAATTTAAACGATNTAGCAAACAAAGTAAAATGGAATGCAAAAATTAATCCTTCTACTATTGTTTTAAGTGATTTAGCTTCTTTATCTCACAATTTTAAAAACATAAAGCAGCCCGCTGTTATTCAGGGAAAACTGAAAGGATTTATCTCCAATTTTTCCTTAAAAGGATTGGAATTAAAATACGGAAAATCACTTGTATTGAAAACAGATGTGGATTTAAATGGAATTTCCAATATTGATGAAGCTTTTGTGTATGCCGATGTGAAAACCCTTCAATTAAACAANAGCGAAGTACAAGATTTAATAGCACGTTTAATGAATCGTCCTTTTGTACTTCCGGAAGAATTAAGCCGGTTAGGAATAGTTAAATATACGGGGAATATTTCGGGCTTTTTCAGCAATTTGGTAACTTATGGGAATATTGCAACTAACGTTGGCAATTTGAGAACCGATATTTTGCTTCAGTTCGAAAATAAAATGCACGATTTAAAATACAGTGGTACAATTCGAACAAATAATTTCCAATTAGGAACACTTCTGGCGTCAAAAGATTTAGGTAAAACATCATTCAGTATCAGTACAAATGGTTCAAAATTATATCAAAAACCATTTCAGGGAACTGTAAAAGGAAATATCGCCGAAATTTATTTGAATAATTATAATTATCAGAAAATTACACTGGATGGTTCTTACGATGGAAACGGTTTTGACGGAAGTGTAAATATAAATGACCCGAATTTACAAGCTGATTTCAATGGAGTGGTCGATTTGAAAGATAAAAACTTGCCGGTGTTTAATTTTGATTTAACCGTTACAAATGCAGATGTAAATGCATTGAAATTAACCGATAAATACAAAGGATCACAACTGTCATTTACGGGAAATACAAATATGATAGGAAATTCGTTGGANAATTTGAATGGATTTTTAGCATTAAATGATATACGATTTGTAAATGGAGATAAGATGCTGGAATTCAATCAGTTTATGTTTGAATCGGAAGTGGGAAAAGATAATTCAAAATTTACAATTACTTCTGATTTGGTAAACGGAATTTTTGAAGGAGATTTCAAATACAGCACACTTCCTCAAACAATGCGGGCATTGGTTGAAAATTATATTCCGGCGCTATCAGGTAAAGATTCGCCAAACTCACAAGTTACCGGAGGAAATAACTTTATGAATATTGATTTAACACTTTCCGATACAAAAAAAATATCGGATGTGCTCGAACTTCCCTTTGCAATTGACGGTAATGCTACAGTTAAAGGATACATTGACGATTTGAACCAACGCGTGGAACTGACGGCAAAAACACCTTTTATTTCATTCGGAAAAAAGAAACTTCAGGATATTGATATCAGTTTAAATAACCCCGACCATAAACTTAATTTAAACGGAAAAGCCAGTCTCTATTTCAAAGACGACTTGGTTCATTTTAATCTGAAAGCTGCCGCCGAAAACGATTCACTTTATACACAGTTAGCATGGCAAAATTCCGATTCTATAAATTATGCGGGCGAAATTCAGGCGGTTACAAAATTTAAGAAAACAGAAGATTTAACCACCGCACAAATCAATATTTTGCCTACGCAAGTGATAATTTCGGATACGACGTGGAATATGAATCCATCTAAAATAAACATAAATCCGGATACAACCTTTAATGTAAATAATTTTAAATTTCAACACGGAAATCAATATATTACCTTAAACGGATTAGTTTCAAAAAAAGAATCGGATACGCTTCACGTAAAAATGAATGAATTGCAAATAGGTTATATTTTGGATTTATTTAATCTAAAGGCAATTTCTATCGAAGGAATAACCACCGGTGATGCCAACTTATATTCGGTAATGAAAAAACCGGTTTTTGAAGCTGATTTGTATGTGCAGGATGCAAAATTGAATCAGGCTTTAATTGGGAATGCATCGTTACATTCGGTTTGGAACAAAGAAAAGGAAGAAATTGCTGCTTCAGGAAAGTTTTTCAACAGCAAAGGAGATGTAATTGCTCTTGCCGATGGAGTTTATGTGCCTAAAAAAGATTCACTTGATTTTGTTTTTGACGCGAATAAACTCAATTTGGGATTTTTACAGCGATATCTATCTTCCATTCTTTCCGATATTAAAGGAGTGGGAACAGGCAAAGTAAGAATGTTTGGACGTACAAAAGCTATTGGATTTGAAGGAAAAGTATTTGCTGAAAACACACGAGCTACGGTTGATTATTTAAAAACCGCCTATTCTTTCTCCGACACGATTTACTTGACTCGAAAATCCATTTCATTTACAAATATTACCATTTATGATGACGACAAAAATACCGGAACGCTTACCGGAAACATAACACACAATGGGGCGTTCAAAGATATGAAATTTGATGCAAGAGTAAACACGCGAAACATTATGGCGCTTAATACCAAATATCAGGATAACGATTTCTTTTACGGGAAAGCTTATGCCGCAGGGAATGTGCACATTTATGGAAGTGAAACCGATGTTTATTTCGATATAAATGTAACCTCGCGTCCAAATACAAAATTCTATCTTTCGATAGGAAGCGCTGAAACAGCCAATAGTAATGATTTTATAACTTTTGTAAATCACTCGGAAAATAAAGATACCATTCCAAAAACTTCTGCCGATAAAAAATCAGCCAATATTTATTTGGATATGGAAATTGACGTTAATCCCGATGCCGATATTCAATTGGTGATAGACCCGAAAGGAGGAGATAATATTACGGCAAAAGGTAGTGGAAATCTACGCCTTACTTACGATCCTAACAACGATTTACGTCTTTACGGAGGATATACCATTGAGAAAGGAAGTTACTTGTTTACACTTCAAAACTTCATTAGAAAAGAATTTAAAATAGATCAAGGAAGCTCTGTAACTTGGTCGGGTGATCCATTCCATGCAAAACTGGATATTCGTGCCATTTATTCTTTAACCGCTTCGCTAAAGGATTTGAACGATCAAACACTATTATCATCGACTTCGCGTTCGAGTGTTCCTGTAAATGTAATCTTAAATATTACTGACGACTTAATGAATCCCGCTATAAAATTTGATATAGATTTGCCTTCGAGCGACGAAACATTGAAATATCAAATCAAAAACTTGATGAATACGGAAGAAATGATGAATAGGCAAGTGGCTTATTTATTGTTGTTAGGTAAATTTTATACGCCGGATTATGCTAAAAATACAGATGCTTATGCTTCAAATTTATTAAGCGGTACATTGTCTCCATTCTTGAATACAACGCTTTTCGGTCAGGTAAATAATATTTTATCACAAGTTGTAGGAAACTTATCGGTTGGNGTAAACATACGGGACACGGGAAATAGCGCTGTAAAATCGCAAGAATATGAAGGAGCTGTTTTTTATCAGCCGAATAACAGATTGATTATAAATGGTAACTTTGGTTATAGAAATGATAATTTGGCAAAAAATAAATTCATTGGAGATTTAGATATTGAATATCTTTTAACCGCTAATGGTAAATTCCGTTTAAAAGCATATAATCATACCNTAGACAGATATACATTAAGTGCGGGTTCTGCGCAGTTTAGACAAGGTGTGGGTTTAATGTACAAAGAAACATTTAATTCGTGGGATGAATTAATTAAACATTATTGGAAAATTTTTAATACTAATAAAAAGAATGAAACTCAAACAAATAAAAACGACAGCATTAAGTAA
- the tsaD gene encoding tRNA N6-adenosine threonylcarbamoyltransferase, with translation MSKPVIILGIESSCDDTSAAVIRDNVILSNVIANQSVHTKYGGVVPELASRAHQQNIIPVIHEALKAANIDKNDLSAIAFTRGPGLLGSLLVGTSFAKGLAQSLDVPLVDVNHLQAHVLAHFISQGIENEKFPEFPFLCLLVSGGNSQIVLVRDYLDMEVIGQTIDDAAGEAFDKCAKVMGLPYPGGPHVDKLAKEGNPKAFKLNKPNIDSYDYSFSGLKTSFLYLLRDEEKKNPNFVEENKADLCASLQSTIIEILMNKLRKAAEDLNIKQIAVAGGVSANSGLREAFHQYAEKYKWEIYIPPFAFTTDNAAMIAVTGYYKYLKGEFCDIDKTPFARVSNTF, from the coding sequence ATGTCTAAACCTGTAATTATACTTGGCATCGAGTCTTCTTGTGACGATACTTCAGCAGCAGTAATTCGCGATAATGTAATTTTATCCAATGTTATTGCCAATCAATCTGTACATACAAAATATGGCGGTGTCGTGCCTGAATTAGCTTCGCGTGCGCATCAACAAAACATCATTCCTGTTATTCATGAAGCATTGAAAGCTGCNAATATAGATAAAAACGATCTTTCNGCCATTGCTTTCACACGCGGACCGGGTTTGTTAGGTTCATTGCTGGTAGGAACTTCATTTGCCAAAGGTCTTGCCCAATCGCTTGATGTTCCTTTAGTGGATGTTAATCACTTGCAGGCACACGTTTTAGCCCACTTTATAAGTCAAGGAATTGAAAATGAAAAATTTCCTGAATTCCCGTTTCTTTGTCTGTTGGTTTCGGGTGGAAATTCACAAATTGTACTTGTGAGAGATTATTTGGATATGGAAGTGATAGGACAAACCATTGACGATGCTGCCGGAGAAGCATTTGACAAATGTGCTAAAGTAATGGGACTTCCTTATCCGGGCGGTCCTCACGTAGATAAATTGGCAAAAGAAGGCAATCCGAAAGCCTTTAAATTAAATAAACCGAATATTGACTCTTACGATTACAGTTTTAGCGGGCTAAAAACTTCCTTCTTGTATCTTTTAAGAGACGAAGAAAAGAAAAATCCGAATTTTGTGGAAGAAAATAAAGCCGATTTGTGTGCATCGCTGCAAAGCACCATTATTGAAATACTGATGAATAAACTTCGCAAAGCCGCTGAAGATTTAAATATCAAACAAATAGCTGTTGCCGGAGGAGTTTCAGCAAATTCCGGTTTACGTGAAGCTTTTCACCAATATGCCGAAAAATACAAGTGGGAAATATACATTCCTCCTTTTGCTTTCACTACTGATAATGCTGCAATGATAGCCGTTACAGGATATTATAAATATCTAAAAGGTGAATTTTGTGATATAGATAAAACTCCGTTTGCAAGAGTGAGTAACACATTTTAA
- a CDS encoding transposase: MENRNSSHTVSNLSVHIVWITKYRYHVLRGDIQSRCRDLIIQTCNSENVKILKGVVSKDHVHIHVEYPPSLSISVLVKKLKGRTSHLLQQEYPELKKRYWGQHFWSVGYGAWSIGRITDEMVQEYLDHHKDKPNTPTDGWILE, from the coding sequence ATGGAAAATAGGAATAGTTCTCACACAGTAAGCAATTTGAGTGTTCATATCGTTTGGATAACAAAATATCGTTATCACGTTTTGCGAGGTGATATACAATCTCGTTGCCGTGATTTGATAATTCAGACGTGTAATAGTGAAAATGTAAAGATATTAAAAGGGGTAGTAAGTAAAGATCATGTTCACATTCATGTTGAATATCCTCCCTCTTTGAGCATAAGTGTATTAGTGAAAAAGTTGAAAGGTCGCACTTCTCATCTTTTACAACAAGAGTATCCAGAGTTGAAGAAGCGTTATTGGGGTCAACATTTTTGGTCAGTAGGTTATGGTGCTTGGAGTATTGGGAGAATAACAGATGAAATGGTACAAGAATATCTTGATCATCATAAGGACAAACCCAATACTCCAACAGATGGTTGGATATTAGAATGA